A single Phytohabitans houttuyneae DNA region contains:
- a CDS encoding DEAD/DEAH box helicase, producing MARKADAKRAEIIEFWRTVEMFSPPGVDKASPDRLVVPVKPGRPLPWESGHELRRRRLKPNLTWRHVVYLGIYRLDAIVETISRFLEADGESFDERPRGESAAAMFLVDENGKAFLDSEVLSSCAWATGQVLSQGRRSQDWLRGFEDAKERFSKAWADEVIEEIVPPVDEKSPPTVYRRVLDHARLRACLDAATAPAGVSEALSCTEIRIKSQIIARRTAEDGGGHEFLNSLITGDLARVAGRVAKGDIGAALRDYLRPEAEIRTAARVDVRAQPGTVLPATAPDRVPAGRWLSHPAHALALNQQVAVSTAMAMTGAGLMAVNGPPGTGKTTMLRDLIAALVVERAKRLAALSDPRKAFTREVLHWTVGQRTRQVSEWKPELTGFEMVVASTNNGAVRNVTDEIPAADAIDDSWRERAAAVDYFPEIATALLAPDPPDSAPEAQAAGESAQAAGQATGVQAWALVAARLGHKANRSRFVHAFWYEGHDDPPEVQRTWRGLLAVLREYEQSAPERRWSAAVAEFRAVEARVERLRAAKAEVYRAVERRARMDGELAGLRRAVVTAGERVDRTHERHQAAVRVERERQAEAAEVANARQAEAQRIAEQRMASAERMVQSWEAEVSRRWQAHAQHQQSRPGLWERLKTLGAATSRWARQDSWLANQVGAAQHEMRAAQHEVAAAAHARTAPVSQPPYEPLLAARREVAQAERAATAAKHAQADAAQELRDLEAEIAATDGRLDRAATALGPHYPDATWWKERERREPAALWTDEEWNLARSELFLAALKLHKEFLRHTPTEMRRNLQAAMDLVSGEMPENVSEEAALAAWRSLFFVVPVVSTTFASYARLFGHLGKESLGWLLVDEAGQATPQNAVGALWRTKRAVVVGDPLQLEPITTLPFPAEQVIRNDFGVDEQWSASGTSVQRLADRQTPLGTWLSDEDGSTWVGVPLTVHRRCDQPMFDIVNAIAYDGLMIDGTGRAAAERFDAAYPTLPPSKWIDVSGGVAQGHWIPDEGRHLDRILGTLADLRFDMSKVMVIAPFREIVREVWGRSERYPGLVAGTVHTVQGKQADVVILVLGGDPQRPRGREWAASKPNLLNVAVSRAKRRLYVIGDRRAWAGQRHFNVLAANLPYTTPVHPQ from the coding sequence TTGGCGCGGAAAGCGGACGCGAAGCGGGCGGAGATCATCGAGTTCTGGCGGACGGTGGAGATGTTCAGTCCACCGGGCGTCGACAAAGCGAGCCCGGATCGGCTGGTCGTCCCGGTCAAGCCCGGCAGGCCACTGCCCTGGGAGTCCGGCCACGAGCTCCGCCGCCGGCGATTGAAGCCCAACCTGACCTGGCGGCACGTCGTGTACCTCGGGATCTACCGACTCGACGCGATTGTCGAGACCATTTCGCGTTTCCTGGAGGCGGATGGGGAGAGCTTCGACGAGAGGCCGCGTGGAGAAAGCGCCGCGGCGATGTTCCTGGTCGACGAAAATGGAAAAGCGTTCCTGGACTCGGAGGTGCTCTCCAGTTGTGCCTGGGCCACCGGTCAGGTGTTGAGCCAGGGGCGGCGATCGCAAGACTGGCTTCGCGGGTTCGAGGACGCCAAGGAGCGGTTCAGCAAGGCGTGGGCCGACGAAGTCATCGAGGAGATCGTCCCGCCCGTGGACGAAAAATCGCCGCCGACCGTGTACCGGCGGGTCCTGGATCATGCTCGCCTGCGTGCGTGCCTGGACGCCGCCACGGCCCCCGCGGGCGTCAGTGAGGCGCTCTCCTGCACGGAGATCCGGATCAAGAGCCAGATCATCGCCCGGCGTACCGCGGAGGACGGGGGCGGCCACGAGTTCCTCAACAGCCTCATCACGGGAGACCTGGCCCGGGTCGCCGGCCGGGTGGCCAAGGGGGACATCGGCGCCGCCCTGCGCGACTATCTGCGTCCGGAGGCCGAGATCCGCACCGCCGCGCGGGTCGACGTCCGCGCCCAGCCGGGCACGGTGCTGCCGGCCACCGCCCCGGACCGGGTGCCGGCGGGCCGCTGGCTGAGCCACCCCGCGCACGCGCTCGCCCTGAACCAGCAGGTCGCCGTGAGTACCGCGATGGCGATGACCGGCGCCGGCCTCATGGCGGTCAACGGCCCGCCGGGCACCGGAAAGACCACGATGCTGCGCGATCTCATCGCGGCGCTGGTGGTGGAGCGAGCCAAGCGCCTCGCGGCGCTGTCGGATCCGAGGAAGGCGTTCACCCGCGAGGTGCTGCACTGGACGGTCGGGCAACGCACCCGGCAGGTGTCCGAGTGGAAGCCCGAGCTCACCGGGTTTGAGATGGTGGTCGCGTCGACGAACAACGGCGCGGTGCGGAACGTCACCGACGAGATCCCGGCCGCGGACGCGATCGACGACTCGTGGCGCGAGCGCGCCGCCGCGGTCGACTACTTCCCCGAGATCGCCACCGCGCTGCTGGCACCGGACCCGCCCGACTCGGCGCCCGAAGCCCAGGCCGCGGGGGAGTCCGCCCAGGCCGCCGGGCAGGCGACGGGCGTCCAGGCGTGGGCACTCGTCGCGGCGCGGCTGGGCCACAAGGCCAATCGCAGCCGGTTCGTGCACGCGTTCTGGTACGAGGGCCATGACGATCCGCCGGAGGTTCAGAGGACGTGGCGGGGGCTGCTCGCCGTACTCAGGGAGTACGAGCAGAGCGCCCCGGAACGGCGGTGGTCGGCCGCGGTCGCGGAGTTTCGGGCGGTCGAAGCGCGGGTGGAGAGGCTGCGCGCCGCAAAGGCCGAGGTTTACCGGGCCGTGGAGCGGCGGGCCCGGATGGACGGCGAGCTCGCCGGCCTCCGGCGCGCCGTGGTCACGGCCGGTGAGCGGGTCGATCGGACACACGAGCGGCATCAGGCCGCCGTTCGGGTCGAGCGCGAGCGACAGGCCGAGGCGGCCGAGGTCGCGAACGCGCGTCAGGCTGAGGCCCAGCGGATCGCCGAGCAGCGGATGGCCAGCGCCGAGCGGATGGTCCAGTCGTGGGAGGCCGAGGTGAGCCGGCGCTGGCAGGCCCATGCCCAGCACCAGCAGTCCCGGCCAGGACTGTGGGAGCGACTGAAAACCCTCGGTGCGGCGACCAGCCGGTGGGCGCGGCAGGACAGCTGGCTGGCCAATCAGGTGGGCGCCGCTCAGCACGAGATGCGCGCCGCTCAGCATGAGGTTGCCGCCGCCGCGCACGCTCGGACGGCGCCGGTGTCGCAGCCGCCCTACGAGCCCTTGCTGGCGGCGCGGCGGGAGGTGGCACAGGCGGAGCGCGCGGCCACCGCCGCCAAGCACGCCCAGGCCGACGCCGCGCAGGAGCTGCGCGACCTCGAGGCGGAGATCGCCGCTACCGACGGCCGGCTCGACCGCGCGGCGACCGCCCTTGGCCCGCACTATCCCGACGCCACCTGGTGGAAGGAGCGCGAGCGCCGCGAACCGGCCGCGCTCTGGACCGACGAGGAGTGGAACCTCGCCCGCAGTGAGCTGTTTCTCGCCGCTTTGAAGCTGCACAAGGAGTTCCTGCGGCACACGCCCACGGAGATGCGCCGCAATCTCCAGGCGGCCATGGACCTCGTGAGCGGCGAGATGCCGGAGAATGTTTCCGAAGAGGCCGCACTCGCCGCGTGGCGGAGCTTGTTCTTCGTGGTACCGGTGGTCTCGACGACGTTCGCGTCGTACGCCCGGCTCTTCGGCCACCTCGGCAAGGAATCGCTCGGCTGGCTCCTCGTCGACGAAGCCGGGCAGGCGACACCGCAGAACGCGGTCGGCGCGTTGTGGCGGACCAAGCGCGCCGTCGTCGTGGGTGACCCGTTGCAGCTCGAGCCGATCACCACCCTGCCGTTCCCCGCCGAACAGGTGATCCGCAACGACTTCGGCGTCGACGAGCAATGGTCGGCCAGCGGCACATCGGTCCAGCGCCTCGCCGACCGCCAGACGCCGCTCGGTACCTGGTTGTCCGATGAGGACGGCAGCACCTGGGTGGGCGTGCCGCTGACCGTCCACCGCCGGTGTGACCAGCCGATGTTTGACATCGTCAACGCCATCGCCTACGACGGCCTCATGATCGACGGTACCGGCCGGGCCGCTGCCGAACGGTTCGACGCGGCCTACCCGACCCTCCCGCCGTCCAAATGGATCGACGTGAGCGGCGGTGTGGCCCAGGGCCACTGGATCCCCGACGAGGGCCGCCATCTCGACCGCATCCTCGGCACACTCGCCGACCTCCGGTTCGACATGTCCAAGGTGATGGTGATCGCGCCGTTCCGGGAGATCGTCCGGGAGGTCTGGGGCAGGTCAGAGAGGTATCCGGGGCTGGTCGCCGGCACCGTCCACACCGTACAGGGCAAACAGGCCGACGTCGTCATCCTCGTCCTGGGAGGCGATCCCCAGCGTCCGCGCGGCCGCGAGTGGGCGGCGAGCAAGCCCAACCTCCTCAACGTCGCCGTCAGCCGCGCCAAACGTCGCCTGTACGTCATCGGTGACAGGCGGGCGTGGGCAGGTCAACGCCACTTCAATGTCTTGGCGGCCAACCTGCCGTACACCACACCCGTCCATCCGCAGTGA
- a CDS encoding fibronectin type III domain-containing protein yields the protein MTVRILARRPLAAVVTALLTVLVMLPLSGRPARADTPLSTPGIPVASTVTTTSAALSWTPSSGPVATYTLEVTPIFASIAERLITTTTPYHTHTGLNPDTAYQYRVWANPVPGSGYSMSSPSGYLTIRTQPLPDSEPPTAPGGVYVNSVGTISATVVVLNGSTDNRRVAGYVVQRQVDGEWIDAATNGINTVYMRDLTPDTSYTIAVIAFDANGNRSPRSAPLTFATAKTEPYPTCKVQISSWGQYVNVSVTIRNFTLDTVLNDWRLTFTLATDYTVDTAFSMTVNRSGDQATGSPVSWNTRVLPGSGTTVGFNAFRPSDLPLPSGFAVSGPSLSPVPCTS from the coding sequence ATGACCGTCAGGATCCTGGCCCGCAGGCCGCTCGCCGCTGTTGTCACCGCTCTGCTGACCGTGCTCGTGATGCTGCCCCTGTCCGGCCGACCGGCCCGCGCGGACACTCCACTGTCGACCCCGGGCATCCCCGTCGCCAGCACCGTCACGACGACCAGCGCCGCCCTGTCCTGGACGCCGTCGTCCGGCCCGGTCGCCACCTACACGCTCGAGGTAACCCCGATCTTCGCCTCCATCGCGGAGCGGCTCATCACCACGACGACGCCCTACCACACCCACACAGGGCTCAACCCGGACACGGCCTACCAGTACCGGGTGTGGGCCAACCCCGTGCCCGGCTCCGGCTACTCCATGAGCAGTCCATCCGGGTACCTGACCATCCGGACCCAGCCGCTACCCGACAGCGAGCCACCGACCGCACCCGGCGGCGTCTACGTGAACAGCGTCGGGACGATCTCCGCCACCGTCGTGGTGCTCAACGGGTCGACGGACAACCGTCGCGTGGCGGGATACGTGGTCCAGCGCCAGGTCGACGGCGAGTGGATCGACGCCGCCACGAACGGCATCAACACGGTCTACATGCGCGACCTGACCCCGGACACCAGCTACACGATCGCGGTGATCGCCTTCGACGCGAACGGCAACCGGTCGCCGCGATCGGCACCGCTGACATTCGCCACCGCCAAGACCGAGCCGTACCCCACGTGCAAGGTCCAGATCAGCTCCTGGGGTCAGTACGTCAACGTCTCCGTGACCATCCGGAACTTCACCCTCGACACCGTGCTGAACGACTGGCGGCTCACCTTCACCCTGGCGACCGACTACACCGTGGACACGGCGTTCAGCATGACCGTCAACCGCAGCGGAGACCAGGCGACCGGTAGCCCGGTCTCATGGAACACCCGAGTCCTCCCTGGCTCGGGCACGACTGTCGGCTTCAACGCCTTCCGCCCGAGCGACCTCCCGCTACCGAGCGGATTCGCCGTCAGCGGCCCCAGCCTGAGCCCCGTCCCCTGCACGAGCTGA
- a CDS encoding MarR family winged helix-turn-helix transcriptional regulator produces the protein MADRTPEGVISVRQGVLPLLEHLTRVGKRAYLNDMDPGGLRPRHLIALRLLAERGPQGQQGLAEALSLDPSNVVGLLNELEERDLVVRRRDPADRRRHIVELSPAGAQEVALADERAVDVEDRLLVALTAEERATLFDLLRRAVGTTSPACEFPRRTDRQRGPPRCRPRRTRRPRPPPSRADHPAVIGSSSYGLILAASKACALPHECCRCMDSL, from the coding sequence ATGGCCGACCGAACGCCTGAAGGTGTGATCTCCGTGCGTCAGGGTGTCCTGCCGCTGCTGGAGCATCTCACCCGGGTCGGTAAGCGGGCCTACCTCAACGACATGGACCCTGGCGGTCTGCGTCCTCGGCACCTGATCGCGTTGCGGTTGCTCGCCGAGCGTGGACCGCAGGGTCAACAGGGTCTTGCCGAGGCGCTGAGCCTCGATCCCAGCAACGTGGTCGGGCTGCTCAACGAGCTTGAGGAACGCGATCTGGTGGTCCGCCGGCGCGATCCCGCGGACCGGCGCCGGCACATCGTCGAGCTGTCACCGGCCGGGGCGCAGGAGGTCGCTTTGGCCGACGAACGGGCGGTCGACGTCGAGGACCGGCTGCTCGTGGCCCTGACCGCCGAGGAGCGGGCCACGCTGTTCGACCTGCTGCGGCGCGCCGTCGGCACCACGTCGCCCGCCTGCGAGTTCCCCCGGAGGACTGACCGGCAGCGCGGCCCGCCAAGATGCCGGCCGCGCCGAACCCGTCGGCCAAGACCGCCCCCTTCACGAGCCGATCACCCCGCGGTGATCGGCTCGTCTTCGTACGGCTTGATCCTCGCCGCCTCGAAGGCCTGTGCTCTTCCTCATGAATGTTGCCGGTGCATGGATAGTTTGTGA
- a CDS encoding DoxX family protein, whose protein sequence is MFVTAAVVSALFAAMLLASGAGKLARQQRQVEIMKHVGFPVGRMWLLALAEIAGAAGLIVGLFWWPLGVAAGIGVVLYFLGAVGSHLRVRDPFFNPALLMFAVAVVVLVLRLLSR, encoded by the coding sequence ATGTTCGTCACCGCCGCCGTGGTGTCGGCGCTGTTCGCCGCGATGCTGCTGGCCTCCGGGGCCGGCAAGCTGGCCCGCCAGCAACGGCAGGTGGAGATCATGAAGCATGTCGGGTTCCCGGTGGGCAGGATGTGGTTGCTGGCCCTGGCCGAGATCGCGGGCGCAGCCGGTTTGATCGTCGGGCTGTTCTGGTGGCCGCTTGGCGTGGCTGCCGGGATCGGAGTGGTGCTGTACTTCCTCGGCGCCGTGGGGTCGCATCTGCGGGTGCGTGATCCTTTCTTCAATCCGGCCCTGCTGATGTTCGCTGTCGCGGTCGTCGTTCTCGTGCTGCGCCTGCTGAGCCGGTGA
- a CDS encoding LLM class flavin-dependent oxidoreductase produces MTGTAAVIEFGLDTPAYLTDDEHGGLVAGDQVIRDVIDEAVLAEQVGFDSFNIAEHYRPDLMDTAASVILAAIAGRTSRIRLGTAVTVLSTRDPVRVFHEYSTLDAVSNGRAHLIVGRGSATESFPLFGYDLADYESLFDQKLELFTRLLRQRPVTWSGTVRPPLQQQILNPPLPPGHLPTWVAVGGSPSSVVRAARHALPLMLAAIGGPPQRFAPMVDLYHRALQQAGTPVLPVGIHSAGLIASTDQEAADVQWPYWREAIAGEHQVRGWRVPTREQYAAEIATGSMYVGSPETAAVRIAHTIDLLGVQRFDLAYAPGRVPHRLRMRTIELFGREVIPRVLEILHHRPARPS; encoded by the coding sequence ATGACTGGGACGGCGGCCGTCATCGAGTTCGGGCTGGACACGCCGGCGTATCTCACCGACGACGAGCACGGCGGTCTGGTCGCCGGTGACCAGGTCATCCGCGACGTGATCGACGAGGCGGTGCTCGCCGAACAGGTGGGCTTCGACTCGTTCAACATCGCCGAGCATTACCGGCCCGACCTGATGGATACCGCCGCCTCGGTCATCCTCGCGGCGATCGCCGGCCGGACCAGCCGCATCCGCCTGGGCACCGCGGTTACGGTCTTGAGCACCCGCGACCCGGTGCGGGTGTTCCACGAGTACTCGACCCTGGACGCCGTATCGAACGGCCGCGCCCACCTCATCGTCGGCCGCGGGTCGGCGACCGAATCGTTCCCGCTGTTCGGCTACGACCTGGCCGACTACGAGTCGCTGTTCGACCAGAAGCTGGAACTGTTCACCCGGCTGCTGCGGCAACGCCCAGTGACCTGGTCGGGCACGGTCCGGCCGCCGTTACAGCAACAAATCCTCAACCCACCGCTTCCGCCCGGTCACCTCCCGACGTGGGTGGCGGTCGGCGGAAGCCCCTCCTCGGTGGTCCGGGCGGCGCGCCACGCACTGCCGCTGATGCTCGCCGCGATCGGCGGGCCACCGCAACGGTTCGCTCCGATGGTCGATCTGTATCACCGCGCACTGCAGCAGGCGGGTACCCCGGTTCTGCCCGTCGGTATCCACTCTGCCGGGCTGATCGCCTCCACCGATCAGGAAGCGGCCGATGTGCAGTGGCCGTACTGGCGGGAGGCGATCGCCGGCGAGCACCAGGTGCGCGGGTGGCGGGTGCCCACCCGCGAGCAGTACGCCGCCGAGATCGCGACGGGCTCGATGTACGTCGGATCACCCGAGACGGCGGCCGTGCGCATCGCCCACACCATCGACCTGCTCGGCGTCCAGCGCTTCGATCTCGCCTACGCACCCGGCCGAGTGCCGCACCGTCTCCGCATGCGCACCATCGAACTGTTCGGCCGTGAGGTCATTCCACGGGTCCTCGAGATCCTGCACCACAGGCCCGCCCGGCCGTCGTGA
- a CDS encoding SDR family oxidoreductase, with protein sequence MGLLNGKTVVVTGAGRGIGRAVAVAAAAEGANVVVADHGVAVNGGAPSSAVAEQVAETIRAQGGEAIAIGESVASMAGAHRIIDAAVSRWGRVDGLVCSAGILRPSSFLDMSEPDWDEVVATHLKGHFAMMQTAARAMAKHGTGGSLVAMGSGYLSPTPRLANYRAAKAGVLALTKTAALDLADTGIRANCVSPAANTRMTETHGIRIRGDADDIAPLVLYLLSDLSTEVTGQIFSSAGDRIAGWSDPFENHILRRLGGWTPQELAREVPALVHEHPADGVGVLVDMSTNDFADKLQQ encoded by the coding sequence ATGGGATTGTTGAACGGCAAAACCGTGGTGGTCACCGGCGCGGGGCGCGGCATCGGCCGGGCGGTGGCCGTCGCCGCCGCGGCCGAGGGCGCGAACGTCGTGGTCGCCGACCACGGGGTGGCGGTCAACGGCGGCGCGCCGTCGTCCGCGGTCGCCGAGCAGGTCGCCGAGACCATCCGGGCGCAGGGCGGTGAGGCGATCGCCATCGGCGAATCCGTGGCGTCGATGGCGGGCGCGCACCGCATCATCGACGCCGCGGTCTCGCGGTGGGGACGCGTCGACGGGCTGGTCTGCTCCGCCGGGATCCTGCGGCCGAGCAGCTTCCTGGACATGTCGGAACCGGATTGGGACGAGGTCGTCGCCACCCACCTCAAGGGCCACTTCGCGATGATGCAGACGGCGGCCCGGGCGATGGCGAAGCACGGCACGGGCGGTTCGCTGGTCGCCATGGGCTCCGGCTACCTGTCGCCGACCCCGCGCCTCGCCAACTACCGTGCCGCCAAGGCGGGGGTTCTCGCGCTCACGAAGACCGCCGCGCTGGACCTGGCCGACACGGGCATCCGGGCCAACTGCGTCTCCCCGGCGGCGAACACCCGGATGACCGAGACCCACGGCATCCGCATCCGAGGCGACGCGGACGACATCGCGCCGCTGGTGCTCTACCTGCTGTCCGATCTGTCGACGGAGGTGACCGGGCAGATCTTCTCCAGCGCCGGCGACCGGATCGCCGGTTGGAGCGACCCGTTCGAGAACCACATCCTGCGCCGGCTGGGAGGATGGACGCCGCAGGAACTCGCCCGGGAGGTTCCTGCCCTGGTGCACGAGCATCCCGCCGACGGCGTCGGTGTCCTGGTGGACATGAGCACCAACGACTTCGCCGACAAGCTCCAGCAGTGA
- a CDS encoding LysR family transcriptional regulator, translating into MPAPRPGHTLSCIDVDLRKLRYFEAVARHLHFGRAAAELHIAQPVLSRQIRALESELHVQLFRRDRRATELTDAGRQLLTDAVPLLASATALQRRVAQAARGEARLVVAFMPGLIVTDAIRRLRRNHPHLTVEVLRTTWDDQVAVLHDGRADISYLRLPAPTKGLAVRHLFTEPRVVVLSVDHPLAGKERVSVRDLAGETLLQHPDAVPEWRDVATVAAVATPTSVVEEKLENVASGLGIAVLPLSTARFYIRPDVVHVPVTDISQSRVVVAWLRERREPLLAEFAALA; encoded by the coding sequence TTGCCCGCGCCCCGACCAGGTCATACCCTGAGCTGTATCGACGTTGACCTGCGCAAGCTGCGCTACTTCGAGGCGGTCGCTCGGCACCTGCATTTCGGGCGTGCCGCCGCCGAGCTGCACATCGCCCAGCCGGTGCTGTCCCGGCAGATCCGGGCGTTGGAGAGCGAGCTGCACGTCCAGCTGTTCCGCCGCGACCGCCGCGCCACCGAGCTGACCGATGCCGGCCGTCAGCTGCTTACCGACGCCGTTCCCCTGCTCGCCTCGGCCACCGCATTGCAGCGCCGGGTCGCGCAGGCGGCGCGCGGCGAGGCCCGGCTGGTGGTGGCGTTCATGCCGGGCCTGATCGTCACCGACGCGATCCGGCGGCTGCGCCGCAACCATCCCCACCTCACCGTCGAGGTGTTGCGCACCACCTGGGACGATCAGGTTGCGGTGTTGCACGACGGCCGCGCCGACATCAGCTACCTGCGGCTGCCCGCGCCGACCAAGGGGCTGGCAGTGCGGCATCTGTTCACTGAGCCCCGCGTGGTGGTCCTGTCGGTCGACCATCCACTGGCCGGCAAGGAACGGGTGTCGGTCCGGGATCTGGCCGGGGAAACGTTGCTGCAGCACCCGGACGCGGTCCCGGAGTGGCGGGATGTCGCCACCGTTGCGGCGGTGGCCACGCCGACCTCGGTGGTCGAGGAGAAGCTGGAGAACGTCGCCTCCGGCCTTGGCATCGCCGTGCTGCCGCTGTCGACGGCCCGGTTCTACATCCGCCCCGACGTGGTCCACGTGCCGGTGACCGACATCTCGCAGAGCCGGGTGGTGGTGGCGTGGCTGCGCGAGCGCCGTGAACCGTTGCTGGCGGAGTTCGCCGCTCTCGCCTGA
- a CDS encoding NAD-dependent epimerase/dehydratase family protein, protein MKVFLTGGSGYIGRATIDALIARGHQVDALARTGSAAEAVRRHGAEPVSGALTDPGVLRHAAAAADAVIHLAQASTAQEDLAAALAMMDGVGSGVYVHTGGTWVYGDTNGIVDETAPWNPPPIVAWRKQVEDAVLERGQHAVIVQPGLVYGGENRLIDYFFTQPGRETGAVPYIGDGTNNWALVHVDDIATLYAAALDARAGTVYLGVGGVGPTAREVAEVLGAGSTTSITLEQAGEQMGPIADAFALDQRFSSARAHNDLGWKPLHSDPLAVLAGC, encoded by the coding sequence GTGAAGGTCTTTCTCACCGGCGGATCCGGGTACATCGGCCGGGCCACCATCGATGCGCTGATCGCTCGCGGACACCAGGTTGACGCGCTGGCCCGCACCGGCAGCGCCGCCGAGGCTGTCCGCCGGCACGGCGCCGAACCGGTCAGCGGCGCGCTGACCGACCCTGGCGTGCTACGCCACGCCGCAGCCGCGGCGGACGCGGTCATCCACCTCGCCCAGGCATCCACCGCTCAGGAAGACCTCGCTGCCGCCCTGGCGATGATGGACGGGGTCGGCTCGGGCGTGTATGTGCACACCGGCGGCACCTGGGTCTACGGCGACACCAACGGGATCGTCGACGAGACCGCGCCGTGGAACCCGCCGCCGATCGTCGCCTGGCGCAAGCAGGTCGAGGACGCGGTCCTCGAACGCGGACAGCACGCGGTGATCGTCCAGCCCGGCCTGGTCTACGGGGGCGAGAACCGCCTCATCGACTACTTCTTCACCCAGCCCGGACGCGAGACGGGCGCCGTGCCGTACATCGGCGACGGAACCAACAACTGGGCGCTGGTCCACGTGGATGACATCGCCACCCTGTACGCGGCTGCGTTGGACGCTCGAGCCGGCACCGTCTACCTCGGTGTGGGTGGCGTCGGGCCGACCGCGCGCGAGGTCGCCGAAGTGCTCGGCGCCGGATCCACGACCTCGATCACCCTGGAACAGGCCGGCGAGCAAATGGGCCCGATCGCCGACGCGTTCGCGCTCGACCAGCGGTTCAGCTCCGCCCGCGCGCACAACGACCTCGGCTGGAAACCCCTGCACAGTGATCCGCTGGCGGTCCTCGCCGGCTGCTGA
- a CDS encoding aldo/keto reductase yields the protein MFPLNLGGITFGWTSDEDTSHDVLDVYTEAGGNVVDTAEAYSFWVLGNSGGEPETIIGSGLAARRNRDRAVIATKGGGRWPALRPRRLRRVPPQSDRIAALPLRPAPRRRPTPLGRHAHTDPPAAMSEGTLASWIGNVSRPSCSADARPCNRLTSDCARAAPPHGWPAA from the coding sequence GTGTTCCCGCTCAACCTCGGCGGCATCACCTTTGGCTGGACCAGCGACGAGGACACCTCCCACGATGTGCTTGACGTCTACACCGAGGCCGGCGGGAACGTCGTGGACACCGCCGAAGCGTACTCGTTCTGGGTACTCGGCAACTCCGGCGGCGAGCCCGAGACCATCATCGGAAGCGGGCTGGCCGCCCGCCGTAATCGCGACCGTGCCGTGATCGCCACCAAGGGCGGCGGCCGGTGGCCGGCTTTACGGCCCCGACGGCTTCGGCGAGTTCCGCCGCAGTCCGACCGTATTGCGGCTCTACCGCTCCGTCCAGCGCCCCGGCGACGCCCAACGCCTCTGGGACGTCATGCACACACTGATCCGCCGGCCGCAATGAGCGAAGGCACGCTGGCATCGTGGATCGGGAACGTCTCGCGGCCTTCCTGCTCAGCCGACGCGCGGCCCTGCAACCGCCTGACGTCGGACTGCGCGCGGGCTGCGCCGCCGCACGGCTGGCCTGCGGCGTGA